A window of the Brassica napus cultivar Da-Ae chromosome C5, Da-Ae, whole genome shotgun sequence genome harbors these coding sequences:
- the LOC106445601 gene encoding protein NRT1/ PTR FAMILY 7.3, with the protein MSCLGIYNKDMMMKKEEEEETRDGTVDYYGRPSIRSNSGKWVAGIIILVNQGLATLAFFGVGVNLVLFLTRVLQQNNADAANNVSKWTGTVYIFSLVGAFLSDSYWGRYKTCAIFQVIFVIGLSSLSLSSYMFLIRPKGCGDEVTPCGTHSTMEITMFYLSIYLIALGNGGYQPNIATFGADQFDEEHPKEGYSKIAFFSYFYLALNLGSLFSNTILGYFEDEGMWALGFWASTGSAILALILFLVGTPRYRNFKPTGNPLSRFCQVLVAATKKSSMEAPSRGREEMYDEDRQGKNASGDTGRRIVHTDEFKFLDRAAYITARDLDDKKQGGVNPWRLCPVTQVEEVKCILRLMPIWLCTIIYSVVFTQMASLFVEQGAAMKTTVSDFKIPPASMSSFDILSVALFIFIYRRVLEPLANRFKKKDGTKGITELHRMGIGLVIAILAMVAAGVVECFRLKYADKSCTHCDGSSSLSIFWQVPQYSLIGASEVFMYVGQLEFFNAQTPDGLKSFGSALCMMSMSMGNFVSSLLVTMVVKISTEDHMPGWIPRNLNKGHLDRFYFLLAALTSIDLVVYIACARWYKCIKLEAKDEMQDMVSDDDSDDYEEPMKDSRV; encoded by the exons T atgatgatgaagaaagaagaagaagaagaaacaagagatGGAACTGTGGATTACTATGGTCGTCCCTCTATCCGTTCCAACTCAGGCAAATGGGTTGCTGGCATCATCATTCTCG TGAACCAGGGGTTGGCGACGCTGGCATTCTTTGGAGTTGGAGTGAATCTAGTGCTGTTCCTAACTCGCGTTTTGCAGCAGAACAACGCAGACGCAGCGAACAACGTTAGCAAATGGACAGGAACAGTTTACATCTTCTCATTGGTCGGAGCGTTTCTCAGCGATTCTTACTGGGGTCGTTACAAGACTTGTGCTATCTTCCAAGTCATTTTTGTCATC GGACTTTCATCGCTCTCGCTATCATCATACATGTTCTTGATCAGACCAAAAGGTTGCGGGGATGAAGTCACGCCTTGCGGTACACATTCAACGATGGAGATCACAATGTTCTACCTATCAATCTACTTGATCGCATTGGGGAACGGCGGTTACCAACCGAACATTGCAACGTTTGGAGCTGATCAGTTCGACGAGGAGCATCCTAAAGAAGGGTACTCAAAGATCGCCTTCTTCAGCTACTTCTACCTTGCTTTAAACCTCGGCTCGCTCTTTTCGAACACAATCTTGGGATATTTTGAAGACGAGGGGATGTGGGCACTCGGGTTTTGGGCGTCTACTGGCTCTGCCATCTTGGCTTTGATTCTTTTCCTTGTTGGAACTCCGAGATACCGAAACTTCAAGCCTACAGGGAACCCTCTTTCGAGGTTTTGCCAAGTTTTGGTGGCTGCAACGAAGAAATCATCTATGGAGGCACCTTCCAGAGGGAGGGAGGAGATGTATGATGAAGATAGACAAGGGAAGAATGCTTCAGGAGATACAGGGAGGAGGATAGTTCATACTGATGAATTCAA GTTCTTGGACAGAGCCGCGTACATCACAGCAAGAGATCTTGACGACAAGAAACAAGGCGGAGTGAATCCGTGGAGGCTTTGTCCGGTGACACAAGTTGAGGAAGTCAAGTGTATTCTTAGACTGATGCCCATTTGGCTCTGCACTATCATCTACTCGGTCGTCTTCACCCAAATGGCCTCTCTATTTGTGGAGCAAGGCGCAGCGATGAAGACCACTGTCTCTGATTTCAAAATCCCTCCAGCAAGTATGTCCAGCTTCGACATCCTTAGCGTTGCCTTGTTCATATTCATATACCGAAGAGTTCTCGAGCCACTAGccaacagattcaagaagaagGATGGAACAAAGGGAATCACCGAGCTTCACAGGATGGGCATCGGGCTTGTGATTGCTATCTTAGCTATGGTTGCAGCCGGGGTTGTTGAATGTTTTAGACTTAAGTACGCAGACAAGAGTTGCACTCACTGTGATGGCTCAAGCTCACTAAGCATCTTCTGGCAG GTTCCACAATACTCGCTCATCGGAGCATCAGAAGTGTTCATGTATGTTGGTCAGCTTGAGTTCTTCAACGCGCAGACACCAGACGGACTAAAGAGCTTTGGGAGCGCTTTGTGTATGATGTCAATGTCCATGGGGAACTTTGTGAGTAGCTTGTTGGTGACAATGGTGGTGAAGATCTCTACAGAGGATCACATGCCTGGTTGGATTCCAAGGAACCTCAACAAAGGTCACTTGGACAGATTCTATTTCCTCCTGGCTGCGTTGACCAGCATTGACTTGGTTGTGTACATTGCATGTGCAAGGTGGTACAAATGTATAAAACTAGAAGCAAAAGACGAGATGCAAGACATGGTGAGTGATGATGACAGTGATGACTACGAGGAGCCAATGAAGGATTCTAGAGTC